Genomic window (Shewanella psychropiezotolerans):
CTGTCTCTCCAGCCATATTGAGTTCCCAAGGCTTTCTAGCCTCTCGGGTTACTGGGCCATTATCACTGGTAAAAATAATGATGGTGTTATCTTCCTCACCCATCTGCTTAATTTTATCGACAACCCTGCCTAACTGCTCATCCATAAAAGTGACATTGGCATAATATTCACCTTGTCCTCGATAGGGGAGATTTTTCCAATCAAAATAGAAAGCGTCTGGATTCTTCTGTGCAAAATCAGAACGATAGTCTGAATACATATTCAAAATTCTGTCCGGAGAGGCTATTGGGGTATGTACTTCAGAATAGGGAATGTACAGGAAGAAGGGCTGTTCCCCATTCTGTTCATCCAAGTAATTAACTACCTCATCGGTGACAAGTTCGGCACTGAACTTAGATGTTGCACCTACAGCTTTACCATTACGCCAAAAGTTATCGGGATACAATTTACCGTTTCTGAAACCATTTTGGGGCTTAGCATTTTTTACTTTTTGATTATCGGCGAAGGCACCAGGAATGATAAAACTATACTCAAAGCCCATATCATCGACTTGAGGGTGATCTTTCATTTCTATGCCACCATTGAGGTGCACCTTTCCCATGATCGCAGTGTCGTACCCCTTATCTTGCAATATATTTGCGATAGTGATTTCATTTTCACCAAGGTGTATGTTTTTGCCATGGGGGATCCAAGATCGAATTCCTGTTCTGTATGGGGTTCGGCCTGTGAGCATGCCCGCCCTAGAAGGCGAGCACAGAGGAGCCGGTGAGTAATATTG
Coding sequences:
- a CDS encoding sulfatase family protein, whose product is MINYNFNRYVTTWGNIALAEEQTNEDQPNLVIFYVDDLGYGDLGSYGHPILKTPNIDKLAEAGIKYTQYYSPAPLCSPSRAGMLTGRTPYRTGIRSWIPHGKNIHLGENEITIANILQDKGYDTAIMGKVHLNGGIEMKDHPQVDDMGFEYSFIIPGAFADNQKVKNAKPQNGFRNGKLYPDNFWRNGKAVGATSKFSAELVTDEVVNYLDEQNGEQPFFLYIPYSEVHTPIASPDRILNMYSDYRSDFAQKNPDAFYFDWKNLPYRGQGEYYANVTFMDEQLGRVVDKIKQMGEEDNTIIIFTSDNGPVTREARKPWELNMAGETGGFRGRKDNLLEGGIRVPAIFKYKSIKSGQVSDEPVYGLDILPTLAQLMHFDLPSDRTLDGQSIVPTFSGKTIERTKPMIWTIDMPFQDDAVNEWAIRVGDWKLILDRDEQPKYLFNLKVDKYEVWNQIGKQDEIQKSLMEKFKLYKKDIETDSIMKKRQG